Proteins encoded by one window of Erythrobacter sp.:
- a CDS encoding NYN domain-containing protein: MPEPALKNIALLIDADNASHAGIDPVLTVLAELGQVNIRRAYGNWAKPALSNWNKITHRFGIQPMQQFDLTKGKNATDIAMAIDAIDLLNAGKVDGFGIMSSDSDFTPLVTRLRQDGMIVYGFGSSYKAPDAFKSVCTRFIDVDALIATADSDVEAPQAAPKATGTKTPIDDEVIDLLGRAWKASRRDAQGYASLAEVGKIANNRSSFDVRNYGFARLSDLIEACSDNFKVERREDGVFVKRLR, encoded by the coding sequence ATGCCTGAACCTGCACTCAAGAACATCGCCCTTCTGATCGACGCAGACAACGCCAGCCATGCAGGTATCGATCCTGTGCTGACCGTGCTGGCCGAACTGGGGCAGGTGAATATCCGCCGGGCTTATGGCAATTGGGCCAAGCCCGCACTCAGCAACTGGAACAAGATCACTCACCGCTTCGGCATCCAGCCGATGCAGCAGTTCGATCTGACCAAGGGCAAGAACGCTACCGACATCGCAATGGCCATCGATGCCATCGACCTGCTCAACGCCGGCAAGGTGGACGGCTTCGGGATCATGAGCAGTGACAGCGATTTCACCCCGCTGGTAACGCGGCTGCGACAGGACGGGATGATCGTTTACGGTTTCGGCAGTAGCTACAAGGCACCCGATGCCTTCAAATCGGTATGCACGCGCTTTATCGATGTCGACGCCCTTATCGCCACTGCGGACAGCGATGTCGAAGCTCCCCAGGCCGCGCCGAAAGCGACCGGCACCAAGACGCCGATAGACGATGAAGTGATCGACTTGCTCGGCAGGGCGTGGAAGGCGTCTCGCCGCGATGCGCAGGGCTATGCCAGCCTGGCGGAAGTCGGCAAGATCGCCAACAATCGCTCCAGCTTCGACGTGCGCAACTATGGCTTTGCGCGTCTCTCCGACCTGATCGAGGCCTGCAGCGATAACTTCAAGGTGGAACGGCGCGAGGACGGGGTGTTTGTCAAGCGGCTGAGGTAG
- a CDS encoding carbonic anhydrase, with protein sequence MKTFAEMIEGYARFREGDWHEQKERWEQLRDGQSPQVMVIACSDSRVDPAQIFDVDPGEIFVVRNVAALVPPFETSPGRHGVSAALEFAVQFLKVREIVVMGHGMCGGCQAALTQDLHGNEPGEGGFVAHWIDMLDEVREPIAAELGTTGRPAERAMEQAAVKVSLANLRTFPCVQHKEASGKLTLRGAYFAISDGMLHVLDEASGAFNPA encoded by the coding sequence ATGAAGACATTTGCCGAAATGATCGAAGGCTACGCCCGCTTCCGCGAAGGCGACTGGCATGAGCAGAAGGAACGCTGGGAGCAGCTGCGTGACGGCCAGTCCCCGCAGGTGATGGTAATCGCCTGTTCTGACAGCCGGGTGGACCCGGCACAGATCTTCGATGTCGATCCGGGCGAAATTTTCGTCGTCCGCAACGTCGCGGCGCTGGTGCCGCCCTTCGAAACTTCGCCCGGCCGGCACGGTGTATCCGCCGCGCTCGAATTCGCAGTGCAGTTCCTCAAGGTGCGCGAGATCGTGGTAATGGGGCACGGCATGTGCGGCGGCTGCCAGGCGGCGCTGACGCAAGACCTGCACGGCAACGAGCCGGGCGAAGGTGGCTTCGTGGCGCACTGGATTGATATGCTGGACGAGGTACGCGAACCGATCGCCGCTGAGCTTGGAACAACCGGACGCCCCGCCGAGCGGGCGATGGAGCAGGCAGCGGTGAAAGTGAGCCTCGCCAATCTTCGGACCTTCCCGTGTGTGCAGCACAAGGAAGCGAGCGGAAAGCTCACCCTGCGCGGTGCGTATTTTGCGATCTCGGATGGAATGCTGCACGTTCTTGACGAGGCGTCAGGCGCGTTTAACCCCGCTTGA
- the lipA gene encoding lipoyl synthase: MNDLSSAPAPDNQNPLRERKPDWIRVKAPTSKGYHETRRLMRDLGLNTVCEEAACPNIGECWTKKHATVMILGDVCTRACAFCNVKTGMPRLVDPLEPDNVAVAAGKMGLEHIVITSVDRDDLTDGGAGQFVKVIKALRRETPNTTIEILTPDFRGKMRAAVEAICEAGPDVYNHNLETVPRLYPTIRPGARYYASLRLLEEVKHHDPMIFTKSGIMLGLGEQRLEVHQVMDDMRCADVDFMTMGQYLRPTPKHAAVEEFVPPKAFDAYGAIARAKGFLQVAATPLTRSSYHAGDDFAQMRAAREAKLAKRPN, translated from the coding sequence ATGAACGATCTCTCCTCCGCGCCCGCTCCAGACAACCAGAATCCGCTCCGCGAGCGCAAGCCGGACTGGATTCGAGTCAAGGCACCGACCAGCAAGGGCTATCACGAAACCCGGCGGCTGATGCGCGATCTGGGGCTGAACACCGTCTGCGAGGAAGCGGCTTGCCCGAACATCGGCGAATGCTGGACGAAGAAGCACGCCACGGTGATGATCCTGGGCGATGTCTGCACCCGCGCCTGTGCATTCTGCAACGTCAAGACCGGGATGCCGCGTCTGGTCGATCCGCTGGAGCCGGACAACGTCGCGGTCGCGGCAGGCAAGATGGGGCTGGAACACATTGTCATCACCAGCGTGGACCGGGACGACCTGACCGATGGCGGGGCGGGCCAATTCGTCAAGGTCATCAAGGCGCTGCGGCGGGAAACGCCCAACACCACCATCGAAATCCTCACTCCCGATTTCCGCGGCAAGATGCGCGCGGCGGTGGAGGCGATTTGTGAAGCCGGGCCCGACGTTTACAACCACAATCTCGAAACCGTGCCACGGCTCTATCCGACTATCCGCCCCGGCGCGCGCTACTACGCCTCGCTGCGGCTACTGGAGGAAGTGAAGCATCACGATCCGATGATCTTCACCAAGTCCGGCATCATGCTGGGGCTGGGCGAGCAGCGGCTCGAAGTGCACCAGGTGATGGACGACATGCGCTGTGCGGACGTCGATTTCATGACGATGGGCCAGTACCTGCGCCCGACGCCCAAGCATGCGGCGGTTGAGGAATTCGTCCCGCCCAAGGCGTTCGATGCCTACGGCGCAATCGCGAGGGCGAAGGGCTTCCTGCAGGTGGCAGCCACTCCGCTGACCCGTTCCAGCTATCACGCGGGCGATGATTTCGCGCAGATGCGCGCCGCGCGCGAAGCAAAGCTGGCCAAGCGGCCAAATTAG
- a CDS encoding type II toxin-antitoxin system RatA family toxin, translated as MPAIRETRRLPYSAEQMFDLVADVDRYPEFLPWVVATRVRHDSDSEMTADMLVGFKALREKFTSKVVKHRPDSINVHYVDGPLRDLDNNWTFRNCGEQCCDIEFSVDFTFKNMMFEALAGQYIDRAFRKMVSAFEARAADLYGSSSSSAQSTA; from the coding sequence ATGCCCGCGATCCGTGAAACCCGGCGGCTCCCCTACAGCGCAGAGCAGATGTTCGACCTTGTGGCCGATGTCGATCGCTATCCGGAATTCCTGCCCTGGGTCGTTGCCACGCGGGTGCGACATGACAGCGACAGCGAGATGACCGCCGACATGCTGGTGGGGTTCAAGGCGCTGCGGGAGAAGTTCACCTCCAAGGTGGTGAAGCACCGCCCGGACTCTATCAATGTGCACTATGTCGATGGGCCGCTGCGCGATCTCGACAACAACTGGACCTTCCGCAATTGCGGGGAACAGTGCTGCGACATCGAATTCAGCGTCGATTTCACGTTCAAGAACATGATGTTCGAAGCACTGGCAGGTCAATACATCGACCGCGCTTTCCGCAAGATGGTCTCCGCCTTCGAAGCGCGGGCGGCAGACCTTTACGGCAGCAGCAGTTCCAGCGCGCAGAGCACCGCCTGA
- a CDS encoding CinA family protein, whose translation MSDSNLPADIVALAQRVVDENVAAGRKIVLAESCTGGLVAAALTEIPGSSEVLDRAFVTYSNAAKQADLGVPLDIIDAFGAVSIACAFEMAKGALQRSQADVAVAVSGIAGPGGGTDLKPVGTVVFARAIRGEEQPEADERLFAGESRAGVRRQAVLCALELLLP comes from the coding sequence ATGAGTGATTCCAACCTCCCCGCCGATATTGTCGCCCTCGCCCAGCGGGTGGTCGACGAGAACGTCGCCGCCGGTCGCAAGATTGTGCTGGCGGAAAGCTGCACCGGCGGGCTGGTCGCCGCCGCGCTGACCGAGATTCCCGGCAGTTCGGAGGTTCTCGATCGTGCTTTCGTGACCTATTCCAACGCGGCCAAGCAGGCCGATCTGGGCGTGCCGCTCGATATTATCGACGCCTTCGGCGCGGTCTCGATCGCCTGCGCTTTCGAAATGGCCAAGGGTGCACTGCAACGCAGCCAGGCCGATGTCGCGGTGGCGGTCAGCGGTATTGCCGGACCGGGCGGCGGCACCGATCTGAAGCCCGTTGGCACGGTTGTTTTCGCCCGTGCCATTCGCGGCGAGGAACAGCCCGAAGCCGACGAACGCCTGTTTGCGGGCGAGAGCCGCGCCGGGGTGCGCCGTCAGGCGGTGCTCTGCGCGCTGGAACTGCTGCTGCCGTAA
- a CDS encoding bifunctional 2-C-methyl-D-erythritol 4-phosphate cytidylyltransferase/2-C-methyl-D-erythritol 2,4-cyclodiphosphate synthase — protein MPDAPAPLPPFAAVVVAAGKGLRAGQPLPKQFALWRGKPVLRHSVEAFAAAGAAPLVVMIPDGADAVARDALAGIEDISLITGGETRQDSVRLGLEFFANTGPANVLIHDAARPDLPREVIARLLGALQQSPGAIPVLPVVDSMIRAEGALMAGDAQRETLRRVQTPQAFHFGEILAAHRAWEGPTAAGDDAQVLRAAGHEVALVSGDERLRKLTFAEDFMDRPTPPPPAIRVGSGYDVHRLAEGEELWLCGLRIEHDKGLAGHSDADVGIHALVDAILGACGQGDIGQHFPPSDPQWRGAASSAFLEHAAKLARQAGWAIGNVDLTLICEAPKIGPHRDAMRARLAELLGVGLDCVSVKATTTERLGFTGRGEGIAAQAVATLSAIAGPK, from the coding sequence ATGCCCGATGCTCCCGCGCCTCTCCCCCCATTCGCCGCCGTGGTCGTTGCGGCGGGCAAAGGCCTGCGCGCGGGGCAGCCATTGCCCAAGCAGTTTGCCCTGTGGCGGGGCAAGCCGGTGCTGCGGCATTCAGTAGAGGCCTTCGCGGCTGCGGGGGCGGCTCCGCTGGTGGTGATGATTCCAGATGGCGCGGACGCTGTGGCGCGCGACGCGCTGGCAGGTATCGAAGATATATCTCTGATAACAGGTGGTGAAACCCGGCAGGACAGCGTAAGGCTGGGGCTGGAGTTTTTCGCGAACACCGGTCCGGCCAACGTGCTGATTCACGATGCCGCCCGCCCCGATCTGCCCCGCGAGGTGATCGCGCGATTGCTTGGCGCTTTGCAGCAATCTCCCGGCGCAATCCCCGTCCTCCCGGTGGTGGACAGTATGATCCGCGCCGAGGGTGCCCTGATGGCAGGCGATGCGCAGCGCGAGACCCTGCGCCGGGTGCAGACCCCGCAGGCGTTTCACTTTGGCGAGATCCTCGCCGCGCACCGTGCGTGGGAAGGCCCAACCGCTGCCGGGGACGACGCGCAAGTGCTTCGCGCCGCTGGTCATGAGGTCGCGCTGGTCTCCGGCGACGAACGGCTGCGCAAACTCACTTTCGCGGAGGATTTCATGGACCGGCCCACCCCTCCCCCGCCCGCGATCCGCGTCGGCAGCGGTTACGATGTCCATCGCCTGGCCGAAGGCGAGGAATTGTGGCTGTGCGGCCTCAGGATCGAACACGACAAGGGACTCGCAGGGCATTCCGACGCCGATGTCGGCATTCACGCGCTGGTCGATGCGATTCTCGGCGCCTGTGGGCAAGGCGATATCGGCCAGCATTTCCCGCCGTCCGATCCGCAATGGCGCGGTGCGGCTTCGTCGGCTTTCCTCGAACACGCGGCCAAGCTGGCAAGACAGGCAGGCTGGGCCATCGGCAATGTCGATCTCACCCTGATCTGCGAAGCCCCGAAAATCGGTCCGCACCGGGACGCCATGCGCGCGCGGCTTGCCGAACTGCTGGGGGTGGGCCTAGACTGCGTCAGCGTAAAGGCCACCACCACCGAACGGCTCGGCTTCACCGGCCGCGGCGAAGGCATTGCTGCCCAGGCCGTGGCCACCCTTTCAGCAATAGCAGGCCCGAAATGA